The DNA sequence CTGTTGGGCCGGGAGGGTGGTGGCCACCAGGTAATCCACCAGCCCCAGCACATAGGCGCTATAGCGCGAGCGCATCAAGGCTTCGGCGCAGGGCGGCGGGTGTCCGTCGTGGTAATGGCCGCAGCAGGTGTCCAATGGGTTGCCACTGCCGCAGGGGCAAATGGGTGTGTGCATGCTTGTGTTCACGGCTACCACCAGTATTTTCCAAAGTTTTCCGGGTTGGCCCAAAAGCGTGAGTTGAGCCAGTCGGGGACCTGTTTGTATTCAAGCAGATCGTAGGTAAACAGGGTCAGCACCTGCTCCTCGCGCTGGAATCGCTCACTGGCTTGCAGGGCCAGTGAGAAAAAGTCGGTTTCTTGCCAGCCGCAGGCGTTGAGGTCCGCCAGCACCGCGATACGGCTGGCGTTGAGATTGCGGATGCCACCCAACAGGTTCAGACCGTCGCGCTTGGGCAAGTGCTCCAGGCAATCGAGCGCCAGGGCCAGGTCAAAACGCTGCGCCGCCACGTCCGCCGGCAGCGAGCCGGGGCCGGCATGTACCACTTCGGTGTCGGGATGCGCCTGCCGGAACGCCTCGAGTGCGGGGAAACTGCTGGCACCGATCAACAACAGTTTTTGCGGGGCGTAGCGATCAAGCACGGCGGCCAGGGCTTGCTGGGGCGTGCGCGAAGAAATAGCAACGGTCATCGAAGTTCCTCAGTCAGAACCACCACGATAGCCTGCGCGGACATCTCGGCCTAGAGCGTTTGCGCCTGAACCTGTCGAAGTGCCGCAAACACGGGGCGAAAGCGGCGTTAGCATGATGCTGGCGCAGATCCGAACTCGGGTCTTTACTCCCCTGAATCGGCGCAACGCCGATCCCTCAAGGAGAAAACCCGATGAGCATAGTTCGGACAGCGTTACCCCTGGTTCTGCTAACCGGTGTGTTGACTGGTTGCGCAGGTTTGCAGAAAACCGACTGGCCGACCTGTGCGGCCGTCGGCGGCGTAATCGGCGCGGGCTTGGGCGCCACCGAAAGTACCTCCTGGGCTGGCGGCGGAGCGCTGTTCGTCGGCACCATGGCGGCGGCCTATTGCTGGGTGCACGGCGATGGCGACGAAGACGGCGATGGTGTGCCGGACAGCCGCGACAAGTGCCCGGGCACACCGAAGGGCGTGCAGGTCGATGCTGATGGCTGCCCGCCGCCCGTTCCGGCGCCGGTGGTTGAAGAAGCCGTGGTGGTCAAGGAAGAAACCATCGTGATCCGCGACGTGCACTTTGAGTTCAACAAGGCCACGCTGACCCCGGGCGACAAGGATGTCCTGAGTACCGTTGCGACCCGGCTGAAGCAAGAAACATCCACCGCGCAATTGCGGGTTACTGGCCACACCGACAGCGTTGGCAGCGATGCCTATAACCAACGGTTATCTGAGAAACGGGCCAATTCGGTGGTGCAATACCTGGTTGAAAACGGCGTGCCTCGTGCCAGTTTCGTCTCGGTGTCCGGCGCCGGTGAGAGCCAGCCGGTGGCCGACAACAAAACCGCCGATGGCCGCGCGATGAACCGCCGCACGGAAATCAAGATAAACCGCTGAAACCCTTGTCATCCGCGCCTTGTACAGTCGCGGATGCGGGTCTTTACTCCTGTGTGACCGGTATGGGCCGGTGACACAGGAGCCTTCACCATGAACGTTCTAATAAAGGCCGCCTTACCGGTATTGCTGGCGGGCAGTCTGTTGTCCGGTTGCGCCACTCACAGCGATGGCAGCGCCCCTCTCAATCAACGCACCTGGCCAATCTGCAGTCTGATCGGCGGACTGGTCGGCGGTGGGCTTGGCGCTATTGAAAGCAGCGGCTGGGCTGCCGGCGGCGCCGCCTTGGGGCTGCTGGGCGGAGGCTTGATCTGCTACGCCCAGGATGGCGATGAAGACGACGATGGCGTGTTCGACCGCCGCGACCGTTGCCCCGACACACCGGCCAATACCCCCGTCGAACATCACGGCTGCCCGTTGCCGCAATACCCGGCCAGTGCGCCACCGGTCGAACCTCAAGCACCGGCCACCGAAGTCATCACCCTCAATGACGCCGGCAAGGTGCTGTTCGATTTCGACAAATCCGATCTCACGGCAGAAGCTCGCAGCCAGCTCGATGGGCTGATGGGCAAACTGAGCCAGGCCAATATCGCCAGTATCCGGGTGGTGGGCCACACCGACAGCGTCGGAAGCGACGCCTACAATGAGGGGTTATCCGAACGGCGCGCCAGCAGCGTCGTGGAGTACCTGCTGACCCAGGGGCTGGCCCCGGACAAACTCACCAGCGAAGGCAAGGGCGAAAGCGAGCCGGTGGCCGACAACGAGACCGACGAGGGGCGGGCGCAGAACCGTCGGGTTGAACTGCATCTGCAGCGTTGAGCCCTGAGCCAGAGCCGTCGGATCGCACCCAGGGCGGTTCGGCGGTCACTGGCTGACGGTAAATTAAATTTGCCTTTCCCTCTGGCTTATCCTGCGCGCAAGCCGTTACTGTGCGCCCAAAGAATAATACTCATCGGGGGGCGTATGAAGGTGTTTTGGGGGCTGGGGCGCTTGCTGACCCTGCTGTTCTGGCTGGTGGTGCTGGTCAACCTGATCATGCCGTTCGTCTATCCGCTGCATGGGCTGGTCAACATCGCCGGGGCGATGCTGCTGGCGGTCCATTTGCTGGAGCTTTTGTTATTCCGGGCCCGCTTTCGTGGCCGCCCCTCGCCTGGCCGCGATCGCCTCAGGGTGCTGCTGTTTGGCCTCTTTCACCTGCAAACCATCCCGACCGCGCCAGAGGCTTCCCATGCGTAAATTGTGTCTGCTCGTCGCCTTTGTGTGCCCATGGGCGTCGGCTCAAGTGCTCCAGGTAGAAAGCCACTCGTTGATGCGCCTGCCCAACACCACCAGCACCCTGACCCTGGAGCGGCTGGACGTGGCTGATTACGGCACGCTGCTGGTGCCTTCCAACGTCACTGAACTGTCCATCGGCCAGTTGCACTTGGGGCGCGAGGCGCGGATCGCCATCGTGCCTGCGCAGCAGGCGCTGGAAATGAAGGTCGCCCAGGCTGAATTGGCCGACGGCAGCCAGATCACTTCCCGTGGCGCGCCGGGCACCTATACGAAGGCGGCCCGGCCGGGGCGCAATCTCAACCTGCGTTTCAATGCCTTGAATGCACCGCTGTTGTCGGTGGATGCCCGTGGCGGTACCGGTGCCCCGGGTTTCGTGGGCCTCGACGGTGCCAATGGTCAGGCGCCGGGTTGCACCTGGGGTTCGGCCGGTCGCGGTGCCGACGGCAGTAACGGCAGCGATGGGCAACCGGGGGCGGCCGGTGCGCTGGTGCGCCTCGAGGTGCCTCGCGAGTATCCCGCCGAACAGATCAAGGTGGCGGTGGACGGCGGTGCCGGTGGCGCTGCCGGGCTCGGCGGCAAGCCCGGGGCGGGAGGCAAGGCCAAGGGTTGCCTGGTCTATACCGCCGATGGCGGTAAAAGCGGCCGCCCGGGTGTCGATGGCCAGCCAGGGCCGGCTGGAGCGGCGGGGGCGGTGACGGTGCAGCGGTTCTAGGCGTGGGACGAGCCTAATGTGGGAGCGGGCTTGCTCGCGAAGAGGGCGTGTCAGGTTAATCAATGTTGACTGACCCACCGCTTTCGCGAGCAAGCCCGCTCCCACAGGTTCCGTGTGATACCTGAAGATTTTCTTCAGAACATCGGCCGCGCCGCGCCAATCGCCACTACCAGCAAGCCGATCAACAGATTGATCCCCACCAGTTTGCGAATCTTCCCCAGCGCCGCGGCGCCCGCCGGCCAGTCCTGTGCCGTCACAGCCGTACGCAACGACGGCAACTGCAAGCCCTGAATACGGATAAAAAGCGCCGTCATCACCACGTACAGCCCCATCATCACCTGCACATAACGCGGCGCGGTTTCGAAGCCGGCGAAACGCAGATGGATCAGGCCTACGCCACTGATCGGCAAAAGCACCACCGCCACCCAGACCCAAACGAAAAAACGCTGAAACACTTCTACCCACAGCTTGAGCCGGGCAGGGCCCTCGAGCGCCGTCATTGCGGCGGGTCGCAGGATCATCCAGGCGAAGAACATGCCGCCGACCCAGACCAGGGCCGCCAGTAAATGCAGGGTGTAGACGAGGGCAAAGGGTGTCATTGAGTTACTCCGTTCTGCGCAGGATTCATTAGCGGGGTATGATAGCCGCCGATCCGAACCACTGAAAATTTATCCAGCGTTTTTAGCGCCCGACCATTCATGATCAGCACCGAACTCAAAACCACGATCCAGGGCGCCTATTCGCGTTTTCTCGAAGCCAAGAGCCTCAAGCCGCGATATGGCCAGCGCCTGATGATTGCCGAAGTGGCAAAAGTCCTGGGTGACATCGACACCGACGACGAAGGCCGGCGCAGTGGCGAACCCGCCGTGGTGGCGGTGGAGGCCGGCACCGGTACCGGCAAGACCGTGGCCTACAGCCTGGCGGCGATCCCCACCGCCAAGGCCGCCGGCAAGCGCCTGGTGATCGCCACCGCGACCGTCGCCCTGCAGGAGCAGATCGTCTACAAGGACTTGCCCGACCTGATGCGCAACAGCGGGCTGCACTTCACGTTTGCGCTGGCCAAGGGCCGTGGGCGCTACATGTGCCTGTCCAAGCTCGACATGCTACTGCAGGAAGGCCAGGCGCAGACCGCCACGGCCCAGCTGTTCGAGGAAGAAGGCTTCAAGATCGAAGTCGATGAGGCGAGCCAGAAGCTGTTCACCAGCATGATCGAGAAACTGGCCGGCAATAAGTGGGACGGCGACCGCGACAGCTGGTCCACGGCCTTGGAAGACGCCGACTGGTCCCGTCTGACGACCGATCATAGCCAGTGCACCAACCG is a window from the Pseudomonas brassicacearum genome containing:
- a CDS encoding CopD family protein, translated to MTPFALVYTLHLLAALVWVGGMFFAWMILRPAAMTALEGPARLKLWVEVFQRFFVWVWVAVVLLPISGVGLIHLRFAGFETAPRYVQVMMGLYVVMTALFIRIQGLQLPSLRTAVTAQDWPAGAAALGKIRKLVGINLLIGLLVVAIGAARPMF
- a CDS encoding DUF6231 family protein, translating into MTVAISSRTPQQALAAVLDRYAPQKLLLIGASSFPALEAFRQAHPDTEVVHAGPGSLPADVAAQRFDLALALDCLEHLPKRDGLNLLGGIRNLNASRIAVLADLNACGWQETDFFSLALQASERFQREEQVLTLFTYDLLEYKQVPDWLNSRFWANPENFGKYWW
- a CDS encoding DUF1145 domain-containing protein — encoded protein: MKVFWGLGRLLTLLFWLVVLVNLIMPFVYPLHGLVNIAGAMLLAVHLLELLLFRARFRGRPSPGRDRLRVLLFGLFHLQTIPTAPEASHA
- a CDS encoding OmpA family protein, producing the protein MSIVRTALPLVLLTGVLTGCAGLQKTDWPTCAAVGGVIGAGLGATESTSWAGGGALFVGTMAAAYCWVHGDGDEDGDGVPDSRDKCPGTPKGVQVDADGCPPPVPAPVVEEAVVVKEETIVIRDVHFEFNKATLTPGDKDVLSTVATRLKQETSTAQLRVTGHTDSVGSDAYNQRLSEKRANSVVQYLVENGVPRASFVSVSGAGESQPVADNKTADGRAMNRRTEIKINR
- a CDS encoding OmpA family protein, yielding MNVLIKAALPVLLAGSLLSGCATHSDGSAPLNQRTWPICSLIGGLVGGGLGAIESSGWAAGGAALGLLGGGLICYAQDGDEDDDGVFDRRDRCPDTPANTPVEHHGCPLPQYPASAPPVEPQAPATEVITLNDAGKVLFDFDKSDLTAEARSQLDGLMGKLSQANIASIRVVGHTDSVGSDAYNEGLSERRASSVVEYLLTQGLAPDKLTSEGKGESEPVADNETDEGRAQNRRVELHLQR
- a CDS encoding collagen-like protein, whose amino-acid sequence is MRKLCLLVAFVCPWASAQVLQVESHSLMRLPNTTSTLTLERLDVADYGTLLVPSNVTELSIGQLHLGREARIAIVPAQQALEMKVAQAELADGSQITSRGAPGTYTKAARPGRNLNLRFNALNAPLLSVDARGGTGAPGFVGLDGANGQAPGCTWGSAGRGADGSNGSDGQPGAAGALVRLEVPREYPAEQIKVAVDGGAGGAAGLGGKPGAGGKAKGCLVYTADGGKSGRPGVDGQPGPAGAAGAVTVQRF